A segment of the Bacillus licheniformis DSM 13 = ATCC 14580 genome:
GAAACAAGAAGAGCACTTGAAAATGGCGCTGGACGCGCTTGGCGTCACACAATAAAAAAAGGCTGTCGATTTCGATCGACGGCCCGTTTTACATCATCACTTTTTCAATCACAGCAAAAAAAGCCTTTTTTTCTTCCTCTGACAATTTGCCGAAGAGCTTGTCGATCAAGGCCTGGCGGTTTTCCACCATTTGTGCGGCGATCCTCGTTCCTTCTTGCGACAGTTCGATCCAGACGGTGCGCCGGTCATCGTTATTTCTCGATCTGATCACAAGACCCTCTTTCTCCAAATGGTTCAGAGCTGTTGTCGTTGCTGATGGAGACAGCGCGACCTCCTGTAAAATTTCCTTTATCGTACATGTTCCGTGTCTGTAAATGATACGCAAAATAAACCCTTTGCCGCTCGTGATACTTTTCGGAATCGTTTCTTCGTCTAATTTCTTTGAAGACCGCAAATATTTCGTGAAAGCATGGTCCAATAGATTCGCTTCAATCCGATGGTGATTCATGAAGGTTTCCTCATTTCCGACATCGTGTAGTAGATCAGCAATTTCATACTGACCAAACAAACATAGGTCTATTTTATCATAAGCGAATGCTCCGCAAAAAACGATTTTGTGAATTTTAAA
Coding sequences within it:
- a CDS encoding MarR family winged helix-turn-helix transcriptional regulator translates to MNHHRIEANLLDHAFTKYLRSSKKLDEETIPKSITSGKGFILRIIYRHGTCTIKEILQEVALSPSATTTALNHLEKEGLVIRSRNNDDRRTVWIELSQEGTRIAAQMVENRQALIDKLFGKLSEEEKKAFFAVIEKVMM